The DNA region CCCGGCAGTTCGTTCCTGCAGCAGGGTTTCCGGTGCAGTATACAGCAGTTTTATCTCTCCACGGCTCAGCAGCCCCATGTTCTGACGGTATTCCTCAGCAGATAAGGAGCTGTTCAGACAGACGGCGGGTATACCGAGCTCCTTCAGCTGGGACACCTGGTCTTCCATCAGGGAGATAAGGGGAGAAACGACCAGAGTTAGTCCCTCCAGCACGAGGGCGGGAATCTGATAGCAGAGGGATTTTCCACCCCCCGTGGGCATTACAACGAGGGTATCCCTGCCGGCGAGGACAGACCCGATAATTTCCTTCTGCAGCGGCCTGAAACTGTCAAAACCGAAAACCCTCTTGGCAATTTTTTTTGCCTCTGTTGTAGATCCCATCATAGCCCTTTTATCTTAGCAGTTTTGTCAAGCAGACTGAACCGCCCATGTTTATACGTCAATCGTCAATACAGGATACCTGTATTAAACCAGGAAAAAGCGCCGTTGATTTCTTATTTCAGAGGTTTCGGAAAAAAGCGACATGGCATGGGCTTTCATTTTTCCCTGTGCTCTGAAAGAAGTTGCGCTATTTAAGGGACTCCCCTACAATGAAGCTATGAACAATAAGACGCTATTATTGCTGGGGTTGCTGGTATGGGTAATTCCGGGATTTGCCGGTGGAGAAAAGGAAGCGGAAAAGAAGGCCCTTCCAGGATATACAGGGATCGTTCATTACCTCGAAGGAAACGTAAGCATGGACGGAGAGTCCCTTGCCATAGGCGATACCGTTGCTCCTGGTTCCACGCTGACCACCGGCGAGGATTCCTACTGCGAGGTTGTTTTCGGCGGAAAGAATGTCTTTCGAATCCTTGAAAGTACCGTTGCGGTAATCGATCTGGAAAGGGGCAGGGGGAATATCCGGGTGGACAGAGGATCCATGGCCTTTCTCCTCAAACGGCTGTCTGCCCTGGATGCAGAGGAACCTGAATTCCTGGTGGATACTCCCTCCGCCGCTTTTGGGGTTCGGGGAACGGCCTTTTTTGTGGCCCTTGAGTCCCCTGCTTCGTCCTATGTCTGTGCCTGCAATGGCAGCCTCCAGGTGGAAGATGCGGCAGGAGGCAACATACAGGAACTCACCGGGTATCACCACAAGGCTTTACGCATTAAGAAAACCGGAGACGGGACTTTCGAATTTTCCGCCCCCGGTCTCCTGTACCACGATGATGAAGACATGAACAATCTTGCAAAAAGCATTGACGAGACAATTCCCTGGGGCCGCCGGGAGTATTAAAGGCTTCTATTCAACCACAATCTTCGAAAGCCATTTTACCCAGTTGGATCCGTCGTGGCTGCCGGCGGCCAGTCGCAGGGGAAATCCATGTACCCGGTGGAACTGCCTGCCGTTGAACTCCCAGGCAATCAGCATGTCATCTTTCATGGCTTCATTAACCGGAAAGCGCGTCCTGTAGGAGCCGTCGGGGGTCGAGAATATCACCATCTTTGCGTCCCGGCGTATTCCTGCCCGTTCAAGGAGGGTACGTACCGTAACACCTGTCCAGATTCCCGAATCAGTAAAGGTATCGACACAGATCAGATCCAGCTTTTCCCGGACCGTGGGCAGGGCTTTTACCTCCGCAAATGACAGGGAGAGGGGACGTCGCACTTTTCCGCTTACCGTAAGGCGGTAGCTCTCTTCGTCCAGGTCAAAGGGTTTTCCCGTTACATGAAGACCGTCAAAGAACTCACCGAACTCAAACTCCCGTTCCTCGGCTGCAGAAAAGGCCGCCAGGATAAAAATAAGACTTAGAACTGTCAGTACTTTTTTCATGTCCAGCTTCACCGGACTTCAGCTGCCTGCCTCAGTTTCTGCTGCCAGATGGTCTGATCGAAGCCATACAGAAAATCATTATCCGTTTTCAAAACAGGGTAGACTATGGATTTTCCCCCTGCGGGTTCAATTTTACGTTTTATTCTGACAATCTCTTTTTTCGGGAGTCTGTCCACCTGAAGATACCGAAAAGAAAGCCCCATACTCTCCAGGAGTTCCTTTGCCTCTCTGCAGTGATCGCAGAAAGAGAGACCGTAGAGCGTCAGTTCCGGTGTTTCAAGCCCGCCTTCCGGTTTGGTATAATCTGCCTTCATCAGGAGTTCCTCCCTGTCGATTCACTAGGTTTCTCAGAATCAGTTATATATATAATACACACTATATAAAGATAGTAGTTGTCTCCTGTCTGGTCAAGATAAAGTTGCCAAAACCGGGGTCGAGCAGTATTTTAAGCACCTATGAAGCGTAGTTTTAATTACACCCGAAAACCTGCCTGGATCCGCATGAGTCTTCTTACCAACAGGGATTTCAATACGATAAAAAAGAGGGTGGGAGAGCGCAGCCTCACAACGGTCTGCGAAGAAGCCCGCTGTCCCAACATCCACGAGTGCTGGGGAGAACACCGAACTGCCACCTTTATGATCCTGGGGGACACCTGTACACGGCGCTGCCGGTTTTGTGCGGTAAAAACCGGAATTCCCGGAGAAGTGGATCTGGCGGAACCCCTGAGGGTGGCCCGCACCATAAGCGAGATGGGAGCCGCCCACGCGGTCATTACCATGGTAAACCGGGACGATCTTGATGACGGAGGAGCAGCTGTCATGGCTGCCACGGTACGTAAGGTTCATGAACTATCGCCGGATTGCAGCGTGGAGGTGCTCTCCTCCGATCTGATGGGGGATAAAAAGAGCCTTGAAATCATGATGGATGCGGAACCGGAGATCATGAGCCACAACCTCGAGACGGTTCGACGCCTGACCTCCGGGGTGCGGTCAAGATCTGACTACGACCGTTCTCTGGGTTTTCTGCGAATGGTAAAGGAGATTGATCCTCAGAAGCTCACCAAGTCGAGTCTGATGCTGGGTCTCGGGGAAGAAAAGCATGAGGTACTGCAGACCATGGACGACCTCCGGGCGGTGGGGGTGGAGATCATCAACCTCGGGCAGTACCTTCAGCCTGGGCGTACTAATCTGCCGGTGGTCCGGTACTGGGAACCGGAGGAGTTCGACGAACTGAAAAACGCCGCCCTGCATCGGGGTTTTCTGCACTGCGAATCAGGCCCCATGGTACGTTCGAGCTACCACGCCGGCGACCAGTATCAGCTTATACGACAGCGGCTCCTGAGGGAAAGGGCTTAGAAATAAATTTCCGCCTTCAACTGTTCCCGCCGAAATCCTGTTTTCCGGGCAAGACTGAAAAGTTCGTAGATCATGTCGCTGTTTCCACAGGCATAGATTGTATCGAAACTGTTTAAAAAGTCCGGATTTGCCCGAAGGTATCCGGTTACCCTGCCGGAAAATGTACCTGAAGGTGCATCCCCCCTGCTGACACAGAGAATCAGTCTTCCGGAGCTAAAATCCCCGTGCAGGTAATCTTCCATAGCAAAGCGGACCCCATGGAGCAGGGTATAATCGGGTTGTTTCTCCGGTTCTGATGAGATGTGCACAAGGGAAGTAAAGGGAGCTATTCCGGTGCCCGTGGCGGCGAAGAGTATTCTTCCCTTCCGGCCTGCTTCAGGCAGAAGAAAGTCCCCGAAGGGTCCCCGGATTTCGAGAGAGTCCCCCGCTTTCAGCTCCGCCAGCACCGGGGTAACCAGACCTTGAGGGATGCGTCGGAAGAGGATGCGTCCTTCCCCTGATCCGGGTGCCGATGCAAGGGAGTATTCCCTCAGATGACCCATGCCTGCGGGCCCGGCCATTATGTACTGACCGGGTCTGAAGGAAAATGCTTCCAGGGAAAAATGTAAAGCATAGACTTCGTTGCCGAAATACTCCCTGGCGATTACCGGGCACAGCACAGGATCCTACCAGCCCCCGGAGGCCCCTCCGCCTCCGAAACCTCCACCGCCGCCGGAGAACCCGCCCCCGCCGAAGCCACCACGGGAGTAGCCGCTTCTGCCGCGGCTGCCTGCGCTGCCAAGCAGGGCCCCCCAGAACAGGGCGCTGCCGAAGGAACCGCCCATTCTGCGGCGCCGGAAGATCATGCTGAGAAAAATGATCACGGCGAAGGCAAAAAAGTTAAAAGCCGCGCCTTCTTCGCTTCTCGATTGTTCCCGTTGCGAGGCGGCCAGCGCCTGGGGAGATATATCCGCTTCGCCGCTTACAATTCCTCCGATGGCCTGCACCGCCTTCAGAATCCCCCCGTCAAAATCGCCGGCCCGGAATCGGGGCTGAATTATCTCCCGGATAATAAAGCCGCTCTTGATGTCTGTCAGGCTGCCCTCAAGGCCGTAGCCTGTCTCGATACGGATCTTTTTCTCCTTCATGGCAACCAGAAGCAGCACCCCGTCGTCCCGGTCGGCGTTTCCCAGCTTCCACTGGTCGGTAACCCGGATGGAGTAAGCCTCCAGGGATTCTCCTTCAAGACCCGGAAGCGTCAGGACGGCGATCTGTGGACCCGCCTGTTTTTCCACCGCTTCAAGATAGGCGGATATCTCCTCTTCGGCCCTGGCGGAGAGGATTCCCGCCTGATCGTTTACCCGTCCTGTAAGAGGCGGTACCTCCAGGGACAGAAGCGGGAGACTGAATAGCAGGAGAAACAGGGATATCAGGACCGTTACTGTACCTTTTCTTATCTTCACGATCCGCTCTCCAGTTCTTCCGGGGCGTTTCCCAGTTCGTTTGTATCCTTCTGCCGCCTTTCGACCTTCTGGGCGAGAATATCTCCGCACTCCTTTACCGCTTCAACAATGGCATCGGCAATCTTTCCTGCGGAGATTTTGCTGATCATTCCGTTCACAATGCTCGTCCAGGTTTCCGGATCGACCTTCTCGTTTATCCCCCGGTCGGCAATCAGTTCGACCCGGCGTTCCAGCAGGGAGACAAAAATAAGGATACCCGTGTGGTCCAGGGTATCATGGACGCCTGCTTCCATAAAGTGTCGCCGGGCCCGGGCCTGGACCGCTGCGGCCATCGCTTTTTTCGGTATGATCAGCCTGTCAACTCCAGGTATCTGGGCCAGAAAATAGGCAAGGGCGCCGGAGAACAGGGCAATCCAGCTGTAAATAAAAGGCAGCAGCCCGGGATTGAAATCCCAGTACAGGGCGGAAAAAAAGGCCTCCATTCTGCTGTCCATAAGTGCCGCAGCGGTAAAGACAATAAAGCCGACGATGAGCGCGAAGACCAGCTCCCGGAACCCGTAGTCGTCACTCTCGGCGATTACGGCGGTGGCTATTTCTCCGCCGCTTTTTTTTTCTGCCTCCGCGACAGCTGCGGCGATACGCCGGCTGTCGTTTTCAGATAATAGTGGTTTCATATGTATTTCCTAAAAGGATACCTGCGGTGCGCTGGATGCTCCCTCGGTTGCGGAAAAATAGGCCTTTTCCCGGAAACCCATCATGTTGGCAATGATTACCCGTGGAAACTGCCTGATGTAGGTGTTATAGCTTCGTGCAGTCTCGTTGAAGCGCTGTCGTTCCACGGCTATGCGATTCTCCGTACCTTCCAGCTGATCCTGCAGAGCCAGAAAGTTCTGGTTTGACTTCAGATCGGGATAGTTCTCGGTAATCATCAAGAGGCGCTGAAGGGCGGAACCAAGTCCCGCCTGGGCCTCCTGAAAACGTGCAAAGGCTTCCGGATCCTCCAGCAGGGACTCATCCATCTGCATAACTCCGCCGGCTCTGCTCCTGGCCTCGGTAACGGCGGTGAGGGTCTCCTGCTCCTGATTTGCAAAACCCTTGACTGTCTCCACCAGATTGGGAATCAGATCGTAGCGGCGCTGGTACTGGTTCTCCACCTGCGCCCAGGCAGCCTTGACGGATTCATCCATGCTTACCATGGAGTTGTAGGTACTCCGGAAACTGCTGTACATTAAAAAAAGGAGAACGAAAATAACACCCAGGACTATAAGTCCCGTACGTAATCCCTTGCTCATTGAACCTCCCGGCCCGGTGCTGCGGACACCATTTTTCTGTATGTATCACACTATAATACAAAGGAGACGTTCCATCGTCCACCACCCCGGCTTTTACCTGGAGGTATTTCTGAAACTCCTTGTAAAAAATGGAACCCTCATCTATTATATCCGGCAATGATCGATTTCAGTTCCGGACCACAGGTGTATTGTATCGGTATCAAGGGTACCGGAATGTGCGCACTGGCAGAATACTGTCGGCATGCAGGGGCCAATGTGGAGGGCTCGGATGTACAGGAGGTCTTCTATACCGATGAGATCCTGAAGTCTCTTGAAATACCCGTGCATACGCCCTTCAAAAGCGGGAATCTTCCCTCCCATATCGACTATCTTTTCTATTCCGCCGCCTATGACGCGGACAACAACCCGGAACTGGCGGAAGCCTCCCGGAGGGGCATCCCGGGAATGAGCTATCCCCAGGCTTTGGGGATGATCTCCCGGGGACAGCCCACCGGCGCGGTGGCCGGGGTCCACGGTAAAACCACGACCACTGCCCTGGCGGGTTCCATGGCTCAGGCCGCGGGCCTTCCCGTGGGAGTGATTGTCGGGTCGGGGGTTTCAAACTTCGACGGGCGCTCCTGCCTCTTCCTGGGAGACAAGGGTCTCATTGCCGAGACATGCGAATACCGTCGGCACTTTCTGAACATTTCTCCCCGCTGGCTGATTGTAACCAGTATAGAACCGGACCACCTGGATTATTTCAGGGATTACGGCGACATATTCGACGCCTTTACCGAGTACGCCCTGAAGCTGCCTGAAAACGGGACTCTTATCTACTGTGCGGACGATGCCGGGGCCTCGGAACTGGCCGGAAAAATGCGCATCCTTCGTGCCGACCTTCGCCTGATACCCTACGGTTTTTCCGCGGACGGCGAATATGGTATTCAAAATTACCGGGTGGAGGGAGAGCGGCTTGTTGCAGAACTGGCCGGTTTCAGTAAGCCTCTCCGGCTCCGCATCCCCGGCCGCCACAGCGTTCTGAATGCCGCCGCCGCCGCTGCCCTTGTAACTGTCATGGGGGCGGATCTGGGACTGAGTCTGGACAGGCAGAAACTGCTTTCTGGCTGCGAAGAATTCCGGGGAAGCCGCAGGCGCAGCGAGATAGTCGGCGAGGCCGGAGGGATACTCTTCATGGACGACTACGCCCATCATCCCACGGCAATACGCACCACCCTCCGGGGACTGCGGGAGTTCTATCCCCACCGGCGCCTGGTAGTGGATTTCATGTCCCACACCTATTCCCGTACGGCAGCCCTTTTCGACGGATTTGCCGCAGCCTTCGGCGATGCGGATGAACTGGTTCTCCACGATATTTACGCCTCTGCCCGGGAGGATTCCGGGGGAGTGAGCGGAGAACAGCTTTACCGGAAAACCGCGGAGAACCACCCCTCCGTACGCTACTATCCTGAACCGGCGGACTCCCTGGAAGAGCTGGATTCTTTGCTCTCTCCGGGAGACCTTTTCATCAGCATGGGAGCGGGAAACAACTGGCTGGTAAGTCACGAACTCTATAAACGACGGAAAGGAAGGTCAGCATGATCAGCATGACGGGTTACGGCTACTGCGAGGAGGAAACCGAGAAGCTCTATCTCTCGGTGGAGATAAAGTCGGTTAACAACCGCTACCTGGACATTCAGATCAATCTTCCGCCTTTTTTGAATCCTCTGGAACCTCGGCTGCGGGAGTTCATCAGCTCCCGGGTCCGACGGGGAAGAGTCGAGGTGTATATACGTCTGCGGGAGCTGGAAGAGGAACTGAAGGTTCACCTGGACCAGTCAGTGGCTTCCGAGTATGCGGAAATCCTGCGGCGGCTTGCCGAACAGACGGGAATAACGGAACCCCTGCGCCTTGATCATCTGCTGGGAATGGAGGGTATTCTGAAAAGTACCCGGAGCCGCGACCTCGAGCGTTACTGGGATGCAATTCAGCCGCTTTTGAGCCGGGCCTTTAATGATTTTTCCCTCACCCGTAAAAAGGAGGGGAGTGCGACAAAACAGGATATTCTCCGGCATATCGAAATTATCCGGGAGGCTCTTTCAGGGGTGGAGGTTTTAAAAGACGACCTGGAAAGCTACTTTACGGAAACCGTGCGGGGAAAATTCCAGGAGGTCGTGGGAGACCAGGTGGAGGAGAGCAGGGTTCTGACGGAAATCGCATCCCTGATGGTCAAATACTCCATCAACGAAGAGCTTGTACGCCTTAAAGGACACCTGAAGAGTTTCAGCAGCATTGCGGAATCCGAGGATGCCGTGGGAAAAAAACTTGATTTTCTGGCCCAGGAGATACACCGGGAAATAAATACCATCGGATCAAAAAGTGTTCAGTACGATATCAGCAGCGGCGTCGTTTCCATGAAGGACGCCCTTGAAAATATACGGGAGCAACTGAGAAATGTCGAATAGAAGAGGAATTATTGCCATATCAGGAAAGAGCGGCTGCGGTAATACCACCGTCACTCATCTGGTGGCCGAAAAGCTGGGCTTTCGTGTGGTGAACTATACCTTCCGGACCATGGCCAGGGAGATGGATATCTCCTTCGACGAGCTCTGTGCTCTGGCCGAAAAGGACGATGCCTACGATCTCAGACTCGACCACAGGCAGGTCGAACTCGCCAGGGAGGGTAACTGTGTTCTGGGTTCCCGCCTCGCTATCTGGCTTTTGAAGGAGGAAGCGGACCTGACAGTTTTTCTCGACGCCTCCCTGGAAATACGGGCCGAACGCATCGCATCCCGTGAGGGAGGAACACACATCGAGGTTATGGAAAAAACCGTCGCCCGGGACCAGCGGGATCATGAGCGCTATAAAAGAATTTACGGTTATAATAACGACGATTACCGTTTTGCCGATCTCATTATCGACACCTCCGTGTCGGACCAGTACGAGGTTGCCGGACAGATAGTTCAACAGTACCGTAATCTCGGCAGGGATTGAGTCTCAGGGACATTTTCTGCTATAATTCCATGCAATATACAGAGTAAGGCGGTTTAGATGATAATTCCATTGGACCTACTGGTGGACAACACGGACAACGTATACGAAATGACCTGCGCCGCCATTCGCCGGGCTGTACAGGTTACCATTACCGGAGACGAGGAGCTCGAAGAGGACGGCGGTAAGGTTGTATCCACGGCGATCAAACAGGTCCTTACACGGACCGTGCAATACAGGCTTGAAGAGTAAATCAGCTTTGCGGCATCATGAACCACCGGTACTTCCGGTGGTTCTTCTTTTTGGTCCCACCGGGGTCGGCAAGACCGATCTTATCCGGAACCTTCCGGTTGAATACTTCGAGGTAATAAGCGCCGACTCCATGCAGGTCTACCGCGGTATGGATATCGGGACCGCCAAACCGGACAGGGCTTTTCGTGAGCATATTCCCCATCATCTCATCGATATCCGGAATCCCGGGGAGCAGTTTCACCTGGGTGATTTTATCCGCCTGGCCGACGAAGCTGTGCTGGATATCCTGAAAAGGGGCAGACTGCCTGTTATCTCGGGAGGAACGGCCTACTACTTCAAGCATTTTCTCTACGGGCTGCCCGAGGCCCCTTCATCGGATCCGCACATACGGGCGGAACTGGCGGCGAGGGTGCAGAGAGAGGGACTCGAGCCCTTGAGGGAGATGCTGCACCGGGTTGATCCCGTCTCCGCCGAAAGGATAGATGCCAGCGATGCCTACCGTATACAGCGTGCCCTGGAGGTCTACATGAGCAGTGGGCGTCCCCTGTCGTCCTTCAGGCTTCCTGAAAAGCTGCGGGAGGGGCTTGATCCCCTGATTATAGGTCTTACAAGACCCCGGGAAGAACTGTACCGGCGAATCGACAGGCGTGTGGAAGAGATGTTCGCTGCGGGGCTTCCCATGGAAGTGGCGTCCCTGAAGCAGGCAGGATATGGTCCGGGGGACCCCGGCATGAAAGCCATCGGTTACCGCGAGTTCTTCGAAGGGGAAGAGGAGCCGCTGCCCCGGATCCAGACTGCGAGCCGCAGATATGCCAAACGGCAGCTCACCTTTTTCCGGACCCTCCCCGGAACGATCTGGATGAATCCTGAAGAAGGGGAAGAGATCATCTCCAGGATCTATTCGTTTTTCAACTCCCGGAAAGAGTCGATTTCCCGGATCTCTTCGGTTTCCAGCGAATAGATATGATAATCCTCCTTATCCCGTCGAAGCCTGACCCTCTCCGTATGCTCGCTTACGTCTATCCTGATGCTCTCCTCCACGTCTTCCGGGTCCCCGCCTGCGGGCTGGGCGAAGATACAGGTGACCAGGAACTCTGCCTCTGCCATTTGACGGATGGAAATATCCGCGGCACCGAATACGAACTGTCCCCGTTTCAGGGGAGGGAGTCCCGAATCGATCCACTCCTGGGCAGATAAAAAGGGCGGCGGACCTCCGACGGAATAGGCCTTTGTTACCCTGGTAATTACCGTGAGTCTGACGGCCGATTCAATATAACGGCTGCCGGCGCCGTCGGTAGTACAGGCGTCCATGGTATCATGGTCCAGGCGGTTCATGCTCTCGTAAAAAAGACGTACCACCTGTTCAGGGTTCAGCCCCCGGGTGGGAGGCGGGACAGAGGCTTTCTGCAGAAGGTTGGCAGTCAGCAGGGTTCCGGCGACAACAAGGATCCCGGCAATTGTGAGGGGAATCCTGTAGCGGTGGAAGAATCTACGCAGAATGCCACGCCTGTGAATAAGCTTCTCCCTGCGACGTGCAAGGCTTCGTATACGCAGTAGATCTGCCTTCGATAACGCGGGAGCGGCTTCCGTCTCCACTTTTTTCAGGAGATCATGCAGCCGGGATAAATCCGGATTATCTGCGCTTCCATCGAGGATCTTGTCGATGTATTCCACTGTCTCCCGGTATAACTCCGGCTTTATCAGGCGGAGGGATACAAACTCAGCCCTGCGCATACGCTCCCTGAGTTCTCCGATGTCGGACACGGCCAATGAAGGTCCGGCAACAAAAGGATGACGTCCCGTCAGGGCAATGCAGGCAAGAAGGGCAAAGGAATAAGCAGCTGACCGGGTTCCCCTGATATCGGGATGCCTGAAGGCTTCGTAAACCTGCAGCAGTTCTTCTTCCCTGAAGCAGCCCCGCTGTTTTTCCGCCATGGAGGGGGAGAGAACCATAACCCCTCCGTCGTCGAGCAGAAAGACCGAGGAGGCGTCGAAGTGTTCAGGTTCTTTTTTCGAACTGAAAATCAGTTCATGGGCTGCAAGGACCTTTCTCAGGCATGGCAGATCGAGCTTGCCGTCGGCAATGATCCTGGAGAGACGTGTCCCTTCAAAACGGGGTCCGATACAGTAGCGTCCCTGGTTTTCGATGTATCCCTCCACCGGCCATTCGTCAAGCCTGCCGTTCCTGTATATCCAGGCCGTATCCGGGGTGTTCCCTGAACGCAGGTTCCAGATATCCGGCCGACTTCCGGGGCTTATCTTTATTCCCGTGTAGTGTCTGCCCTCGCGTCGAAGTTCAATTCTGGTGGAGTCGATCCGGTCTATTATGCTGTTCATCAGGGCTGAAAGTCCTCTTCTGAAAAGATACTGGCGGTAAATATTTCCATTCTGGTTTCAGGGTCTTCCAGGGCTTCTGGAGGAAGTCCCGCCTTGCGGCAGGTATGCAGGGCAAACTCCTCGCGGTTCCATCCCTGTTCGGTGGCCACCTGGGGAAGCAGGACCCCGCTTCTGTATCCTCTGGTTAAATACAGGCCGTGGGTTCCGGGTTCAAGCTCCTTTAGGGAATCGACCTGCACAAGGGGAGACAACACCGATATCTCTATGCTGATTTCCTGGAACTCCTCT from Marispirochaeta aestuarii includes:
- a CDS encoding FecR domain-containing protein; protein product: MNNKTLLLLGLLVWVIPGFAGGEKEAEKKALPGYTGIVHYLEGNVSMDGESLAIGDTVAPGSTLTTGEDSYCEVVFGGKNVFRILESTVAVIDLERGRGNIRVDRGSMAFLLKRLSALDAEEPEFLVDTPSAAFGVRGTAFFVALESPASSYVCACNGSLQVEDAAGGNIQELTGYHHKALRIKKTGDGTFEFSAPGLLYHDDEDMNNLAKSIDETIPWGRREY
- a CDS encoding molybdopterin-dependent oxidoreductase, with protein sequence MKKVLTVLSLIFILAAFSAAEEREFEFGEFFDGLHVTGKPFDLDEESYRLTVSGKVRRPLSLSFAEVKALPTVREKLDLICVDTFTDSGIWTGVTVRTLLERAGIRRDAKMVIFSTPDGSYRTRFPVNEAMKDDMLIAWEFNGRQFHRVHGFPLRLAAGSHDGSNWVKWLSKIVVE
- a CDS encoding glutaredoxin family protein; amino-acid sequence: MKADYTKPEGGLETPELTLYGLSFCDHCREAKELLESMGLSFRYLQVDRLPKKEIVRIKRKIEPAGGKSIVYPVLKTDNDFLYGFDQTIWQQKLRQAAEVR
- the lipA gene encoding lipoyl synthase, with amino-acid sequence MKRSFNYTRKPAWIRMSLLTNRDFNTIKKRVGERSLTTVCEEARCPNIHECWGEHRTATFMILGDTCTRRCRFCAVKTGIPGEVDLAEPLRVARTISEMGAAHAVITMVNRDDLDDGGAAVMAATVRKVHELSPDCSVEVLSSDLMGDKKSLEIMMDAEPEIMSHNLETVRRLTSGVRSRSDYDRSLGFLRMVKEIDPQKLTKSSLMLGLGEEKHEVLQTMDDLRAVGVEIINLGQYLQPGRTNLPVVRYWEPEEFDELKNAALHRGFLHCESGPMVRSSYHAGDQYQLIRQRLLRERA
- a CDS encoding ferredoxin--NADP reductase, which codes for MLCPVIAREYFGNEVYALHFSLEAFSFRPGQYIMAGPAGMGHLREYSLASAPGSGEGRILFRRIPQGLVTPVLAELKAGDSLEIRGPFGDFLLPEAGRKGRILFAATGTGIAPFTSLVHISSEPEKQPDYTLLHGVRFAMEDYLHGDFSSGRLILCVSRGDAPSGTFSGRVTGYLRANPDFLNSFDTIYACGNSDMIYELFSLARKTGFRREQLKAEIYF
- a CDS encoding TPM domain-containing protein translates to MKIRKGTVTVLISLFLLLFSLPLLSLEVPPLTGRVNDQAGILSARAEEEISAYLEAVEKQAGPQIAVLTLPGLEGESLEAYSIRVTDQWKLGNADRDDGVLLLVAMKEKKIRIETGYGLEGSLTDIKSGFIIREIIQPRFRAGDFDGGILKAVQAIGGIVSGEADISPQALAASQREQSRSEEGAAFNFFAFAVIIFLSMIFRRRRMGGSFGSALFWGALLGSAGSRGRSGYSRGGFGGGGFSGGGGGFGGGGASGGW
- a CDS encoding TPM domain-containing protein, translated to MKPLLSENDSRRIAAAVAEAEKKSGGEIATAVIAESDDYGFRELVFALIVGFIVFTAAALMDSRMEAFFSALYWDFNPGLLPFIYSWIALFSGALAYFLAQIPGVDRLIIPKKAMAAAVQARARRHFMEAGVHDTLDHTGILIFVSLLERRVELIADRGINEKVDPETWTSIVNGMISKISAGKIADAIVEAVKECGDILAQKVERRQKDTNELGNAPEELESGS
- a CDS encoding LemA family protein, producing the protein MSKGLRTGLIVLGVIFVLLFLMYSSFRSTYNSMVSMDESVKAAWAQVENQYQRRYDLIPNLVETVKGFANQEQETLTAVTEARSRAGGVMQMDESLLEDPEAFARFQEAQAGLGSALQRLLMITENYPDLKSNQNFLALQDQLEGTENRIAVERQRFNETARSYNTYIRQFPRVIIANMMGFREKAYFSATEGASSAPQVSF
- the murC gene encoding UDP-N-acetylmuramate--L-alanine ligase, whose translation is MCALAEYCRHAGANVEGSDVQEVFYTDEILKSLEIPVHTPFKSGNLPSHIDYLFYSAAYDADNNPELAEASRRGIPGMSYPQALGMISRGQPTGAVAGVHGKTTTTALAGSMAQAAGLPVGVIVGSGVSNFDGRSCLFLGDKGLIAETCEYRRHFLNISPRWLIVTSIEPDHLDYFRDYGDIFDAFTEYALKLPENGTLIYCADDAGASELAGKMRILRADLRLIPYGFSADGEYGIQNYRVEGERLVAELAGFSKPLRLRIPGRHSVLNAAAAAALVTVMGADLGLSLDRQKLLSGCEEFRGSRRRSEIVGEAGGILFMDDYAHHPTAIRTTLRGLREFYPHRRLVVDFMSHTYSRTAALFDGFAAAFGDADELVLHDIYASAREDSGGVSGEQLYRKTAENHPSVRYYPEPADSLEELDSLLSPGDLFISMGAGNNWLVSHELYKRRKGRSA
- a CDS encoding YicC/YloC family endoribonuclease, giving the protein MISMTGYGYCEEETEKLYLSVEIKSVNNRYLDIQINLPPFLNPLEPRLREFISSRVRRGRVEVYIRLRELEEELKVHLDQSVASEYAEILRRLAEQTGITEPLRLDHLLGMEGILKSTRSRDLERYWDAIQPLLSRAFNDFSLTRKKEGSATKQDILRHIEIIREALSGVEVLKDDLESYFTETVRGKFQEVVGDQVEESRVLTEIASLMVKYSINEELVRLKGHLKSFSSIAESEDAVGKKLDFLAQEIHREINTIGSKSVQYDISSGVVSMKDALENIREQLRNVE
- the cmk gene encoding (d)CMP kinase, which produces MSNRRGIIAISGKSGCGNTTVTHLVAEKLGFRVVNYTFRTMAREMDISFDELCALAEKDDAYDLRLDHRQVELAREGNCVLGSRLAIWLLKEEADLTVFLDASLEIRAERIASREGGTHIEVMEKTVARDQRDHERYKRIYGYNNDDYRFADLIIDTSVSDQYEVAGQIVQQYRNLGRD
- a CDS encoding DNA-directed RNA polymerase subunit omega produces the protein MIIPLDLLVDNTDNVYEMTCAAIRRAVQVTITGDEELEEDGGKVVSTAIKQVLTRTVQYRLEE
- the miaA gene encoding tRNA (adenosine(37)-N6)-dimethylallyltransferase MiaA, which produces MKSKSALRHHEPPVLPVVLLFGPTGVGKTDLIRNLPVEYFEVISADSMQVYRGMDIGTAKPDRAFREHIPHHLIDIRNPGEQFHLGDFIRLADEAVLDILKRGRLPVISGGTAYYFKHFLYGLPEAPSSDPHIRAELAARVQREGLEPLREMLHRVDPVSAERIDASDAYRIQRALEVYMSSGRPLSSFRLPEKLREGLDPLIIGLTRPREELYRRIDRRVEEMFAAGLPMEVASLKQAGYGPGDPGMKAIGYREFFEGEEEPLPRIQTASRRYAKRQLTFFRTLPGTIWMNPEEGEEIISRIYSFFNSRKESISRISSVSSE